In Heteronotia binoei isolate CCM8104 ecotype False Entrance Well chromosome 21, APGP_CSIRO_Hbin_v1, whole genome shotgun sequence, the DNA window GTGGAGTCCAAGAGCTACTATGGGCCCAGCCGTGGTGACTGAGTCTGAGAGATGCATGCTTGGTGTCTCCTGGGGCTCTACCACAGGTTTGGCAGCTCCCGGGGGCCCTGAGCCCAGTATGGTATCTCCTGCCCCAGGGGCCCAGTAGTCAGCACAGGGTCTCCTGATGCGGCTGCCACAGCTCCTGATGAGGAGGTCATAGCTGCTGTGACTCCCAGGGGCCCTCCAGTTAATGTGGCATCTCCTGATGCAGGTGCTGCCATGGCTCCCAATGAGTAGGCCACAACCACCACAGCTCCCATGGGTCCTGCCATTGCTGCAGCTCCCAGGGGGCCCTGACACAGCTGCCATGGTACCTGAGGTAGGGGGAAAGAGGGGGGCAGAttgcagggagagaggaggaggggattgtctaagggagggggaagggaaggaggtgatTGTCTGAAGGAGGGAGCAGAGAAAGAAGGAGGGTGAGTGTTTGAGGGGGAAGAGAAATGGAGGGGAGTGATTATTTGAGTAgagggcagggaagggaaggattgAGAAAGGGTGGTGGAAAGAAGGGGCACATTGTTTGAGATAAGCTGGGGTAAGAAGGGAGGTTAATGTACAAGGGTGAGGGGAGAAGGGGGTAAAAAGATTACTAGggaagtgggtgggggagaaaggaatGGGGGAAGATTGACAAtggggtgggaagaaggcagCGAGGAAAGATTGTTAAGGGTGGGACAGAAAGAGAAGGGGAACTTCGacaaagaaaggagggagagggaagaaagtAAGGGTGGTGGAATGCCCACCCCcaagtttcttgcaggtccccATGTTTCTTATCTTGCTTCATGTGTGTGGTGGGTTCATGCACAGGGTGTACAGTAATCATAAAGCTCTTTTTGGTTGATGGTAGGTGCAAATGAAGCTCTCTGTGGTGGGGTGAGTACCATTGACTAGAAGTATTGTCATGAATTCTATTACATTGAAAACCATATTTTGTTATGAATGATGCTCTCCAGTCTCTGATTAGACGTTCTCTGCAGTTGCAtctgtgcttaaaaaaaaagaaccataTGCTAAGTAGCCAGTAGAGGGCATTCATGTACAGTTAAATTATTAATTGAACAGCTTGTGAGAAATAAAAGGGGTATTGAAATTTAGGTACAATTACCAAATCAACCTAGAGCTTTGAATTTCATTACAGACAGGATATAAAAAGACTAGCTAGTATACAGTAATTGTGTTTTTTATTATAATTTTAACACTTTTCCATATTTTTGCAGTTAATACACTCCTGAATGTGAAACTGAAGATGGCAAATATGTTTCTATTGTGGATTTGCCAGGCAGCATTTTAATAATACCTCAAGCCACACTGGGTGGTAAACTGAAGGGAAGAAACATGCAATACCATTTCAACGCTGAAAAGGAAACTGGGATGGAACTTTATTCTCAGTTTGTAACTCTGTGTGAGAAAGAACTAGCTACTAATGCCAGATGTGCCGAGGCTGGTGTTGTTCTCAGGCATGGGACATATGGAAACCGGCAGGTTTTGAAAGTGGATACAAATGGACCATTCACTCATATCATTGAATTTTGAAATGTCTGATCTTTTGAATGGCTAATAAAAGTTGCTGTGTTGTTTCAACATGTAGCAATGTATTTAATTCATTGCATGAATGGAAACATagctaaatataaatataaatggtCTCATATTTTGTTGCTGTATCTTGTGATAAATCAGTAATTATCAATCTTTTaagcctgcaagcacctttggatttctgacacagggtggtgggctcaaaatggttgccacaggaggtggagccaaccacaaaatgtcaagaGTGTGAgcaaaagacccctaatttcagttatatacggacatcgtaatcacttgtttggttgccagggtgcctggagaagcacctcacacacatctgctgtgaaacgtgggttttatctaccattttataagagactgatgtgaatactaacagcctcagcattacaacagcactctatatctctggaagagtgctagccagaagtacagatgggtttccagccgctccatgcgtgcaccatctcagccgttgcagtggaagaagtcacattgccaggaactgtccgggcaagcggtttccatccttgaccatgaaagccatgttggtaagctaacatcatcagcggccatcttcctgcagtgtcagactccatgacagagaagcgagaggttcatgtactcaacagctgttacatctacataaggcaatcaaccTTAGcataggcgtggatcctgccagaccgcccaagtctttgtcaaacggaacttcagacaaaggactgtgctagccagaagaggaagaccagtctcccccagagccagaagttctttgtatagatcgggtgtcacctttgGTACCAATTTGGccccctattgtcacctttagataagtttggatagcttgtttaatcctcTCCACCCATGCTTCCACCCATAccttgcccaaactgccactttggagcctccccctgtcccattgttacttggagatccattcaggtgaccagagtgaggtctgctcattggctggaggtgggcatccaatcaggtacccagaatagactagatactgcccaccaacaagccagcccctttttgggaggaccttttcctttccaaaaataatataaccagagagaaagccatTCTCACTCTCTAtgcctgagcaatatgtaaccagattgttcctccctccctactctaagtaaggagcatcaggcatggcacatcgcaGTGCATATCTACATCTTCTAGTTGTGACGggaccctaagccaccaggatcaggtcgtataccctgtctatgtttttacccttgtgttacccatctatcaatttcatatctgttttcttaggcctgtatgtatgttatatgattttatacccttgtatttTTGCCCTTATTCCTAAAATAAAACATCCCATTGATTATTAGACCATCTTGCCTCGTTACTAGGAGGGTAACTCTCAAAGCAGATGttttctgtataaacaggtttttagatcttgctaaaaggctgattgcccaccactctaaattccccaaaaccatatttttagggcaattggctTAACAAGTGAAGTTATGCACAGCTCTAGTAGTATCTTGAATATTTCAGTCCAAAGCTCTGTTTAATGGGATGTCTTTGTAAATTTTTAACGAtatgtatatttgtatttttgtctgatttttaacgatatgtatatttataacaaatgttggattttaattatttattatgaaatgttaaatttaaagtgtaatttatttttatgttagttttatatatgttgtaagccgccctgagccactcggtgggaagggcgggatataaatcccagatagatagatagataaataaatgaaCAGTGTTTTTGAAATATTTTCTTGAATACATACAGCTGACTTTCAGACACATAGTGAAGATTCTTGTACTGTGGTAGTAGCTGCTGCTgaaacaagttttttttaaaaaaaaatttgcatAGCCAGTTAGAACTCCTGCTAGATGAGCTGGAAAACAGGATGAACTGGTGATGGTGTAGGGGAGCACTCCAATAACCGTTTGGTGAAACTTCAAGAGCACAGagaaaaaaacctttcaatttccaCCTCTGGTGCCCTAAAAGTCCTTATGACAACTTGATGACTGAACAGCAGTGGCTTGTTGGGAAGTGTTTAGCTGAGCCCATGGGTCTGATTGGGTCCACAGAGACCTTCCAACCTGGAAACAAATGGTTAAAACTGTCAGCCTGGTTTGGCAATGTGGACCAAGGAACAGGAGAGCAGGGGAGAAAAGTCTGAGTTCAAGGACTGAAGTCTGTGTCAAGACTCGGAGAATAGTCTCTGTCAAGCTCTGACTCCCTTGCACACATATTCAGGATGGAAATATTGAGGTAACATGCTTTTAAACCTAGATGAGCTATTCATTCCTTTTAGGTATCTTTTAAATTATCTGCAATATAATTTAAATTCTGATTAATTACCATATATCTATGTTTTggattatttttgttgttgttcagtcgcacagtcgagtctgactctttgcgaccccttggacaaagtcatgccagaccctcctgtctttcaccatcctccgaagtctgctcaaattcatgttagttacatcagtaacactgtccagtcatctcatcttttgccgcccccttcttttgccttctgtctttcccagcatcaggatcttctccagtgagtgctcccttctcatttggtggcaaagtatttgagcttcagcttcagcatctgactttccagggaacagtctgggttgattttccttaggactgactgatttgattttcttgcagtccaagggactctcaagattcttctccagcaccacagctcaaaagcatctattcttctgcgctcggccttccttatgctccagctctcacagccatacattactactggaaatactatagctttgactatacagacttttgttggcagggtgatgtctctactttttattatactgcctaggttcaccatagctatcttcccaaggaacaaacatcttttaatttcatggctacagtcactatctccagtgatcttggatcccagaaatgtgaattctgtcactacttccatgtcttccccttctatttgccatggtgtgatggggccggatgccatgatcttagtttttttgatgttgagtttcaagcctacttttgtgctctcctctttcaccctcaacaaggggttctttaggtcctcctcactttctgccattagagtggtgtcatctgcatatctgaggttgttgatgtttttcccggcaatcttaattccggcttctgcttcatccaggccagcattccgcatgatgtactctgcatatttatttatttacattatatttatatcccacccattccatacagactcaaggcggctaacagcataaaatagacagtaaacaacaatattaaaacaattagaTAATAACAATGGTACTACCTctggcagatcatataatattttctttctcatgcgcacagatcctgggcagttagtaatcaAAGCACTATgaatccagatgtggtggcagccctctcccattagatgttatatgccctccaaaacagttcagtcttgcagaccctgtggaactgcgataaatcccgcagggccctgatggcttctggaagggtgttccaaagtattggggctgcaaccgagaaggcccttgctctggtggagttgagcacTGCCAAGTTCTTAACCCTCGACGCTGGCctcaatggcaccccatcaaaggctggtagaggaatCACCCTTCCCGGGCCGCTGCAACTTAGatacagaacctccgtcttcgttggattcagctttagccaactcagcctgagccatgataccacggcttgcagcaccaggtccaaatACTCCAGAGTGCAGGCTGACCGTCCACCCATCAGTAGATACatctgggtgtcatccgcatactgaccATCTggatatagatattaaacaacaatataaataagcagggtgacagtaTAAATCCTTGTTgaacttttcctattctaaaccaatcagttgttccatatcctgttctaaccattgcttcttgacccttatacaggtttctcaggagacatgtgaggtggtcttgtactcccatctctttaaggacttgccacagtttgttgtgatccacacaatcaaaggctttagcatagtcactgaaacagaaatagacgtttttctgatactcccgtgctttctctataatccagcgaatgttggcaatttaatctctagttcctctacctctccaaaacccagctttaacttttggtagttcccgatctacgtactgctgaagcctagcttgtaggatctttaatgtGACCTTGCTGggatgtgaaatgagtgcaatggtgtgatagtctgaacattccttggcattacccttctttgggattggaatataaactgaccttttccaatcctgtggccactgttgcgttttccaaatttgttgacataatgtgtgcatcactttaacagcatcatcttttaggactttaagtagctcaactgggataccgacatctccgctcgctttgttgttagtaatgctttctaagcccatttgacttcacactccaggatgtctggctcaaggtcagtgatttcactgtcatggttgtcaaggacattgagatccttcttgtataattcttctgtgtatttttgccacctcttcctgatctcgcctgcttctgttaggtccctaccatttttgtcctttatcatgtccatctttgcacgaaacgtacccttgatttctccaattttcttgaaaagatctcttgtccttccctttctgttattttcctttattgctttgcattgctccttcaggaaggcctccttatctctcctttctgttttctgaaaatctgcattcagttgggtgaatttttccttttcacctttgccttttgctttccttcttttctcagctatttgtaaagcctcatcagacagccactttgctttcttgcatttctttttctttgggatggtgctgattgcggCCTTCTATACGTCATGAACccccatccatagttcttccggcactctatcaactctagttccttaaacctattcttcgcctccactgtatattcataagggatgtgatcaaggtcaaacctgaatggtctaatggtttccccagtttaagcctgaactgaattattcagtttaagcctgaattttgcaatgagaaGCTCATGATGTTATTAAAGATCTTATTAAAGATCTTTTCTCCTAAAGAATCTTGGTGTGCTCTTACTTTTAACTCTTGCCCACTTCTATCCCCTAATTGCTTTATTACACAGGAATACCAGGACCTAGCCAGGCACAGAGAGGGGTCGCACAGGTTTTGGGATTGGAGGTTCATCCTTGCTCATATGCAGACCTCATACCCATCTACTGGGGAGAAAAAATGAGGGAACAAACTGCAAACTAGGGGTTGGAGACAGCCTACAGAAGAGGAACTTCTTTACCTTTGGAGGGGAGTTGGGAATGAAAGAATTTCTTAAAGGGGGTAACCCCCTCAGTGTGTGTCCAATGCTTATGTGAGAGAGTCAAAGGGGTGACCAAGAGAATACATTACATATGCAGCACTTTtatgaagaccaaccaagttttttttATAACAATTTTATTAGGTTTTTCAATATTTTTCCCTTAAACAATTACTTTCAACATTAATCACATACAATATAACcaaatgaaaataataaaaataaaaatacaatacatacTATGAGTTATTTTGAAACTTGTACCATTCACTAACAATACTGAGCCTTTTCCTTTTGGTACAACCATGTTGACTAAGTTCAAAGTAACCAGCTGGTTCTAGGAAAACAGGAAAACAGAGTTTGAAGGTTGAAAGTCCTCCAGTCTCTCTAGTATGAGAAACCAGCGTTCGTGGTAAGTAGATTTGTAAGCTGGAGAGCTGTTAGTTTAAGTGTTATCTGAAATTTTGTCCATAAGTAAGTGGTTCCAGACTCTCTGAAACCAGTCTTTGAGGATGGGTGAGTTCTGTGATTTCCAAAGAAATGCTATTGTCGTTTTCACTGCCAACAATAACATAGTGATTAAATCGTTACAATTCTGCGGTATGAAAGAATTATTCCATAAATGCAATAATAATGTTTCAGGATTGTCTTTGATTACATAACCAGTaaattcttttattttctgtattacTTGTTGCCAGAATTGTCTAATTTTCCTGCATCTCCACCAACAATGAAGGTAAGAGTCCATTTCCCCACACCCTTTCCAGCATAATGATGACCTCGATTTCTTAATACATTGCATTTTGACCAGAGTAGTATACCATCTAGTCAACAGTTTAACGTTTTGTTGGCGAATATTAATTACCGTATTAGTAAGGGCACGTGATGACCAGATCTCTTTCCATTGTGTTTCTGATAGATTAAACCCAAGATCTTTATGCCATGAAGCAGACTATGTAGGTAAGTTTTTTTACAGAAGGTAAAATAAGAGCCTGATATGATTTGGAGATTAACCCATCAGTTGGTACATATGTTAATAAAAAGTCCTCAAATGACATAAATGGTCTATGTAATGAGTGTTGTATCTCTGGGGATGAAAATAAATGCTGTAGCTGTAGGTATTCAAACCACggcaagggtgacagtgctttAGACTCTAGTTTGGATTTTTCTAGCAATTTGCCTTTTTTGGAAATGTCTGCTAATTTTGTTAATGAAGCTACCCTCCAGATTTGAAATAAGTTTCTGTCGTAAACTGGCTTAAACCATTCCTGGCCTGTATAAGTAGAAGCTAATGAGATCCCTAGGGCTAAGACTTTTTTATTTTTGATCCATATAGTATACAAGACTTTAATAAAAAATATTTTCATTCTTCAATCCCCTATGATCTGGGTTCTTGGACAATATTATATCTGAGTATTCTTTTGGTTTTAAGTAATGTTTCTCGATCTTCATCCAGTAAAGCTTAATTTCAGAATTTAAAATTTTTGGTATTTGAGACAAAACTGATGCCTCGTAGTATAAATATAGGTCTGGTACAGGCAAGCCTCCTGATTTAATAGGCCTACGCATTGTTTCCATGCTGATGTGAGGGGCTTTGTGATTCCATATAAACTTAGCCCAGTTTTTTTTCCATTGCAATAGTTGGGGTTTTGGAATTAGGATTGGGAGAgttctaaataaatataaaaattttggAAATATAAAAGTTTTAATAGTATCGAGTCTTTCAAACCAGGTAATGTCTTTTAGGTCCCAATTTTTTAGGGTGTTATTAGTTTCTTTTACCATTTCTAAATAATTGGCCTGAAATAAATTATCAATAAGTATAGGGATTTTCACTCCCAAATATTGCTATTATTTTGTAACCCACTGTTAACTGAAGTGTTCCTTAATGAAATGTTGAGAATCCTTTGAAAGGTTAATGGGATATATTaatgttttagatgtatttactGTTAAGCCTGAATACTGTTTAAATTCTAAAAGAATAGCTTCTAATAATGGAACTGATTGTGTAGGATTGCCCAGATACAGTACAATATCGTTCGCAAACAGTGTAATTTTAAGCTCTGTTTGATTAACCTTAATGCCTTGTAATTGTTGTGTGTCCTTGATTAGGTTGGCAAGAGGTTCAATTGATAAGGCAAAAAGAAGGGGTGACAGGGAGCACCCCTGCCTTGTGCCCCTAGGTAGCTTAAAGTCTGTGGAACTAAGGCCGTTAATCGCTAGTTGTGCCTTAGGTGAAATATATAAAGAGTTAATAATGTTTAAGAAATTTGGGCCAAAGTTCATTGCTTTGACCACTGCTTTCAGAAATTCTGGTTCAATTTGATCAAAGGCCTTTTCGATATCTAGGTCATTATAAAAGTCTCCGTTAAATACTGTTTACTATATTGGATGACATTGAGGGTTGTTCTAATGTCAGCAGTGTCACATCCAGGAATGAACCCAgatttacaatgacttgagggcaagattaatctctccaattctcgggtccttggcgggcaggccggaggatgagcagattgccttcctcctgtctgacactcactctgatgtttcaactaagattgcccgtttctgttatgttgctcagttggaaaggagggaaattgagaacgtaaatcttggctatgagttttaacaatatgtgaaATAGTTGGCGTGAGGAActctgtgtaagaggtgatgggtttgtttttatgattttgtttctgtttgtattaagctggtcggatgaccgtgaataaaagtACTACTAACCCAGATTGACAAGGGTGGATATAGTCCCTTATAATTTGGTTAAGCCTTGAGGTCATTATAGTAGTGAAAATTTAACAGTGAAATCGGATGATAAGATTTGGTACAATTTGGGTCCCTTCCCAGTTTTGGCAAAACAATAATTCTGGCCTCATCCCATGTTAGTGGTTTTACACCTTCTTTTAGTACTGCATTACAAATAACCGTAAGAGGTGGTACCAATGTTTCCTTAAAGACTTTGTAAAACTCCATTGGGAGTCCATTCCTgcctggagatttatttcctTTTAGGTGCTTAATAGCGTCTTGCACCTCTTGAGCAGTTACAGGGTTTTCTAAAAAAATGTTGTGGGTGTCAGAGTTTGTTTTACCAAATTGTTAGTTCTTAGGTAATTCTCTTTGGAGTGTTTGTTAGGATTACTACTTGAGTATAATTTTTGATAGTAACTTTTGAATGTGTGGAGAATATTTTCTGGTGATGTTACTATGTCCCCTGTACTCTCTCTTAAAGAGGTAATATATCTATtggtctggggtttttttaagtttcCATGCTAGAAGTTTTAATGACCTGGGATGTCTGAACCAGAATTTGTTTGAGATATAGTAGGTTCTTTTGAACCTGGGTGGTTTCTAAGGCTTCTAATTTTTTTCTCTCTGGTAGTAGTTTTTGTAGTTCTTTTTGCAGCCAGTTTTTTTGTGTAGATCTTCTAGAACTTTAATTTTCCTAATAGTGTCCTGTTTTAATGCATTTGTTTCCCTTTTCCAGGCTGCATTTATGGTGATAATTTTCCCCCTTACAACCGCTTTCATGGCATCCCAGACTACTTTGTTGTCAACCCCACAATCAGAATTAATTTCAAAGTACTCTTTTAAGTGCATCCTCAATTTGCTTGTGGATATCATTATTTAATAAAATGTTCGTGTTTAATGACCATGAGCGTGTggtgtgtgtgcttttttttttttatagaacaCTCTGTCCAGGCATGGTTTGAGTATAATCTCAACCCTATGTCTGAATTTGATACTGTGTCTTATTAGTGAGGCTGAGACCAATATGAAATCAATTCTTGTGAAAATGTTGTATTTTGCGGAAAAATAGGTAAAGTCTTTAACCCCTGGATGATGAAGCCTCCATATGTCCAAATAATTGTGCTTGGAAAAAATATTTTCCAATCCTTTATGTTTAAATTTTGGTGCTTGTTTCTGTTTACCGGGTTGTGAGTTTGTGGAATATGTTCTATTTCAATTGGGGTCAGCTATGCAATTAAAGTCACCTCCTATAATTGTGTGTCCTTCCTGAAATAATTTTAGTGAAGTCAATATATTGTCTAGAAATTGTTCTTGCCCATCATTAGGAGCATATATTGCTGCAAATGTATATTTCTTGTCATTAACTAAGCCTTTAAGGAAAAGAAACTCCTGCTGGGTCAACCTTTTTTTGCAATCATTGAAATTGAATTCTGTGAGAAAAGAGGCTAGCAACACCTCTGGCTTTTGAAGTGCCAGTTGCCTGGTATTGGGCTGCATACCATTTTGATTTAAAAATTGGCAGGTCTGCATTTCTCAAATGAGTTTCCTGTAATATTCATACATCAGGGTGTTGTTTGACCAGGGAGTTACATAAACGTTTGCATTTGATTTTCCCATTTAAGCCCCTACAATTTAGAGATAATACCTTAAAGTTACCATCCATAGCAAAATAGTAGTAAAAAAGATTGTAAATAGCAAAACAATGTCACCTTCTTGGGCGCAGATGTTACCGCACTCTTAGTAGACGGAATAGGATAAAATAGT includes these proteins:
- the DTD2 gene encoding LOW QUALITY PROTEIN: D-aminoacyl-tRNA deacylase 2 (The sequence of the model RefSeq protein was modified relative to this genomic sequence to represent the inferred CDS: inserted 1 base in 1 codon) yields the protein MADCSRAPVARALLQQCLYAKLQVKPPELGSEAEWVEIQRGLIIYICFFKGANEEIILKMVNTLLNXETEDGKYVSIVDLPGSILIIPQATLGGKLKGRNMQYHFNAEKETGMELYSQFVTLCEKELATNARCAEAGVVLRHGTYGNRQVLKVDTNGPFTHIIEF